The genomic stretch TGTAAAACTCTTTAATATCGATTTTTCTTACCGTTATTTCTTTATTGCTAAATTTTTGATCTTGAGAAATATGACACGCATATTCTTTATGTAAGTCTATTTCGGAAACATAAAATGTTTTTGTTTCGACACAGGTTTCATTATTTTTAATTTCAAATGATTTTAGCGGAATAGACAATCCTCTTCCCATTGCTTTTAAAACCGCTTCTTTTTGTGTCCAATATCTAAAAAATTCTTTTTGAGGACATACAGAGTTAAATATTTTTTGTTCTTCATATAAAGTCATTTGACCCTTAAAGTCTACTATTTTTATAGCATGCGATTTTTCAATATCAATACCAATATCTGAACGATTATTTGTAAAAACAGCGACTACTAATTCTCCTGAATGAGAGATATTGAATTGCACATTATTATCTTGAAAATAAGGCTTGTTATATTCTGTATACAACAACTTTTTAAAATCTGCTTTATTAGCAAAATGAGACAATCCTTCTTTCACTAACAACCTACCTAATAAAGACAATTGAACATCTTGCCATCTATGGTACCTTAAAAGTCTTTCTTGATATGTCTTCGGGAAAAAACTTAAACAACTATCTAGTAAAAGTTTGTGTTTTTTTTCCTGGATTTTAGAATAAAGTAAAAGCAATATTTAATACTAAATTATAGTCTGTTGTAAGTTATGTTTGATTGTTATTTCTCATTTATAATTACACAACCATTGCTGCTGCGACAGTTTCGTTGGTTGTTTCATCAATAAGAATAAGACTTCCTGTTATTCTATTCTCTTTATATAAATCTACCATTAACGGCTTGGTAATTTTAAGCTTCACCTTGCATATGTCATTCATCTTCAAACCTTCACATTCATAGTCTTTTTCTAAAGTTTTTATATCTATTTTATAGATAATTTCTTTAATGATAGCCTTCTGTTCATTAGTTGTTTGTTTTATAAAATACTTAGCTCTTGGTTTAGCTGCATCGGTATGTAACCAACAAAGCATCACTTCTATATCTTGGACTATATTAGGTTTATTATTAGATTTTACAATCATGTCTCCCCGACTGATATCAATATTATCTTCTAATGCTATAGAAATAGACATTGGAGCAAAAACCTCTTGCATATCTTTATCATACTTGTATATTGTTTTAACTTTAGAAGTAAGTCCTGAAGGCAATACGGTAATTTCATCTCCTTTTCTAAGTACGCCACTTGCCAATCGACCTACATACCTTCTATAGTCTTGATCAACTTCGTTCTGAGGTCTTAATATTGTTTGAATAGGAAAACGAACACTTGCTTCATTGATATCGTTATTTATAGGTATTATTTCTAACGTGTGAAGTAAAGGATCTCCTTTATACCATTCCATCCTTGACGATTTATCTACTACATTGTCACCAAGCAGTGCGCTCATAGGTATAAATCTAATATCATTTATGGATAATTTTGATGAAAATATTTTGAATTCATTAACTATAGTATCGTATACATCTTTCGAAAAATTCACTAAATCCATTTTATTAATACACACAATTGCATTTGGAATTTTAAGTAAGGATGCAATAAAAGAATGCCTCTTTGTCTGCTCTGTTACACCATATCTTACATCTACTAAAATGATTGCCAAATTAGCTGTTGATGCTCCAGTAAACATGTTTCTAGTGTATTGAACATGACCTGGTGTATCAGCAATGATAAACTTTCGTTTTGGTGTTGTAAAATACTGGTAGGCTACATCTATTGTTATGCCTTGTTCCCACTCATCGCGTAATCCATCAGTAAATAAAGTAAGGTCAATTTCATCATTGCCTTTTCTTTTACTTATTCTTTTAACATTCTGCAGTTGATCTTCATAAATAGATTTAGAGTCATATAAAAGTCTCCCAATCAGTGTACTTTTTCCATCATCTACATTTCCTGATGTAATAAATCTCAGTAGTTGGTTATTGTCTATTTTCATTTTTTTTATTTAAAAATATCCTTGACGTTTACGATCTTCCATTGCTGTTAAGGAACGTTTATCATCAGCCCTATTTCCGCGTTCAGTAAATCTAATTGTTGAGATTTCATCTACAATTTTTGTAACAGTATCTGCTTCTGATTCAATTCCTCCAGTGATGGTAATATCACCTAGTGTTCTAAAGCGTATTTGCTTCGTAACTACTTCTTCAGATGCATCTAAATTGATATGTTCTGAGAAAGGAATCCATGAATTATTTCTCCAGATTACTTTCCGTTGGTGTGAAAAATATAAAGAAGGTATTTCTATGTTTTCTCTTTTGATATAATTCCAAACATCCATTTCAGTCCAATTACTTATTGGGAAAACCCTAAAATGTTCCCCTTCAAAATGTCTCCCATTGAATATATTCCATAATTCAGGGCGTTGATTTTTAGGATTCCATTGCCCAAAATCATCTCTATGAGAGAAAAAACGTTCTTTAGCTCTAACTTTTTCCTCATCTCGTCTTGCGCCTCCAATAGCACAATCGATTTTATTTTCTTCTATTAAATCTAATAGTGTTACTATTTGCAAAGCATTTCTTGTTGAGTGCTTTCCTTTTTCTTCAACTGCACGCCCCCGATCAATCGATTTTTGAACTGAGCCTACGATAAGATGAACTCCTAAGCTTTCTATTAAATTATCTCTAAATTGAATGGTCTCTGGAAAATTGTGTCCTGTATCTACATGTACTAATGCAAATGGCATTTTAGATGGATAAAAAGCTTTTCTTGCTAAATGTGTAACTAAAATAGAATCTTTTCCTCCAGAAAATAGAATTACTGGGTTTTCAAATTGTGCCCAAGCCTCACGTAATATGAAGATAGCTTCTGATTCTAATTCATCTAAATAATTTAAATAATATTTATTCATTAATCTTAGCTTCTAATTTATTCTGAACAAAATTTAATATTCGTTTTATAGATTCTTCTATTGTCTCTTTTTCTGTATCTATAATAATATCAGGGTTTTCAGGTGCTTCATAAGGATCCGAAATTCCTGTAAAATTCTTTATTTCTCCTTTTCTCGCTTTTTTATATAAGCCTTTACAATCTCTACGTTCACATTCCTCTAAACTTGTACTAACATAGACTTCAATATAATTTTGAGGCGTTACTATTTTCTTGATAAGCGATCTACTCTTTTTATAAGGAGTAATAAAAGCTGATAAAACTATAGTACCTGAATCAACAAATAGCTTTGTGATTTCAGCAATACGCCTAAGGTTTTCTTCTCTGTCATTTGCTGTAAATTTTAAATCTTTATTAATTCCAGCCCTGATATTATCTCCATCTAACAAATATGTTCTCATTCCTTTATCAAATAAACTTCTCTCTAAGGCATTTGAGAGCGTTGATTTGCCTGAACCAGAAAGTCCCGTAAACCATATTGCAAAAGAAGCATGCCCATTTAATTCATTACGCTCTGCTTTTTTTACTCCAAAAGAAAAAGGTGTTAAGTTATTCATTTCCTATTTTTCTACTTGATCTAGAGGTTAAACCAAAGTTAGATTTATACCAAAAACGTTCATGATAATAGTATAAAATCATTTTTAATACAGATTCTGTTAATGCAATCCCGAGTGCTTTTTCAACAGCATGTGAATCCTCTTTAAAGAATAAAATGGCTAATAAAAATGTAGTTATTGACGCCAATATTCTCCATGTAATTGTTTTTACAATATGTCTTCTTTTTGATATGTCTTTCATTTCTATTGATACTAGTTTAGTAATGTAAAAAATATTCTATAATAATTTTCAGAAGTTCCTATATAAAGATCAAATTATTATGAGTAATTAGAAAAATTTGTGAAATGAATCGAACTCATTGTGATTACTTAAAACACTAATTAAATAATAAAGAATTCTACTTTTTTAATTTAACTAAAACGTGGATACTATTTCATGTAACTTTATGCAACACCTTCAAAAGAATAAGAAGGTATTGTAGCTATAATGTTTTGTCGTAACGAATCGATTCTTACAATAATTTTATTATGATTGTCAACTTTTATAATCTCACAATTCAGTCCATTTAATGGCCCATAATTGATTTTTTTTATTTCGCCTATTTCGGGAAGCTTTATATTAGTCTCAATGTCGGTGATATTTACATCACCAACTAAGAGTTTAATTTGTTCAATTTCTTTTGTTGTTACACGTGCATATTCATTCCTAAAACGAATGAAAGAGCATACACCATTTAAAGACAATGCTTTGTGATACTCTAACGAAGAATTTATATTGACAAACACATACGATGGGAACAACGGTTTTATGATAGTTTTCTTTCGGTCACTCCATTGTTTAATGGTTTTTATCTGTGGCAAAAAAGGATCTAAAGAAATTTCTTTTAAAGATTCATAAACCTTTCTTTCCCAACGAGATCTTACATATAATACGTGCCAACCTATATTAAATTTCATAACAATTAATTAATTATTAAGCATGGCTACGCCGCTCTCAGTCACATAAGAAGGATGACTTAGTAATTTTCCAAAAGGAAATAAATGAGTTTAAAAACTCATTTGCAAAAACATTTCTACAGGGGGAAATTTCGGAAATATTCACTAACCTTTGCACTGCTAATATCTGCATTATTTCTTTTGAATACAAGTTTAAATATTAAAAAATTAAAAACAAAAACCGCACTTTGCACAAAGCAAGATTTTTAATGCAAGATGTACTCTATGGAGTAGCGTATTTTCTTAAAATAATTACCAAAAAATACACTATTTCTAAATTTTGATAATTTAAATGAAATAATAAGAAAATTTCCGAAACTGAAAACAATTGTCCATCTTTGTTATTGTGATGAAATAAACTGCACTAAGATATTTTCTAAAAGCAACTGAATGGAAGTAAAAACAAAGAAATACGCTAATTTATTTGAAATATATCACAGAAACGCTCTAAATAATCCTCAAAGCAATTATATAGAACAAAACAAATCTCATTATACATATGCAGAATGCAATGAGATAATCAATAAAATCGCTTCCTATTTACAAAATAAACACTGGCGATATATTTGAACATACAGCAAACAAATTTAGTTTTGTATCTAGAAATACTTTTATAAAGTATAAAGGCTATAAAATAAATCCAATAGAGATTGAAATACATTTAATTACTCATAAATCTATTGATGACTGTAGAGTTTTATTAATCAACGGTATATTGACTGCTGAAGTAGTCACCACTAACTTGGGAATTGTTAAAGAATACTTGAAAGAGCAATTGAGAGGTTTTTTGATTCCTGATAGAGTAGAAATTGTTGAGTCAATAAAACGAACTAAAACAGGTAAAATAATTAGACATTGATTATGATTAGAATATTAACATTTTTTGATTGCTACAATTATGGTGCTTACTTACAAGCATATGCATTACATAAATTTTTAATAGAAAGAGGATTCGAAAATGAGTTCATTAATTATAGAACTAAGAAGAGTATCAATAACGAATTCAATGAAGAGCTAAAGCCAGGTGCTAAAAACATTAAATTATATCTTAAAATCTTGTTTAAGGTTTTAAATTTTAAATTGTATCAGCGAAAGTTAAAAAAAACAAAACCGATTTACGTATCGGCAGATCTTAGGAATATGAAGTTTGACAAAGTCATTATTGGCAGTGATCAAATTTGGTGTTACACACAAGAATGGGGAGGTATAGATACTACCTATTTCTCTGATAATATAAACGCAGAAACAATCATTGCATATGCCGCAAGTTTAGGACCCGATAATTTTAACAAACAGCATCCAAGGTCAATTTTAAGATTAATGAAAAAATTTGATCATGTCGGTGTTAGAGATTACAACACGTTAAACTTCGCTAAATTAGCGCGTCCAGACGATAAAAAAGGACCTCATTTAGTTTTAGATCCAACCTTAATATATGATTTCAATAAAGAGATTAAAATGCCTTCTGTCAAAAACTACATTATATTTTATTCAGATAAGCTTGAACCTTCTCATGATGTCATAGCGAATGTAAAAAAGATTGCGAGAGAAAAAAATCTCAAAATAATTTCCTTAGGAAAATCGTATGATTGGTGCGATAAAAACATCATCTCATTGGCTCCTTTTTTGTGGATGGGCTATATGAAAAATGCTGACATGGTGATTACATGTATGTTTCATGGGTTACTTTTCTCTGTGAAATTTCAAACAGAATTTATGATGTTCTTAAATGAACATAGAAAAAACAAATGTTTAGATTTCTTGAAAAGAATTGATCTTGAAAATAGAGTTATTAATCAGCCTGAAGATGTAGTCGATTTGTTTAACACCAAGATAAATTACAAAAAAGTTGATTCATTTTTACAAACTGAAATAAAGCATTCTAAAGAATTTTTAATAAGCGCTTTAACAGGTAACTAACACAACTGTAATCATGTTAAGCTCTTAAAGCCAATTGTCATTCGGACAGCTTCATTTTTTGAGATCAGCTATTATTTTTGAAGTAAGTTCAGGCAGCTTAATTTTTATTCGTTCAATATTCTCATGAAACTCCAAAAGCATCTCAATTGAAAATTTTTCGTGTTGCCATGCAGTAAATGAAGCACCAATTTTAAGACGTTCAATTAAGATTTGATTTCCTTTTTCATTTTCTCCCATTGGATCAAGGTAAATTAATGGCGTTCCTGTAATAATTGAATCCACTATCGTCATTCCTCCCGGTTTGGAAATAATTGCTTTGCTATCAACAATTAAATCTAACGCACTATGATAATCGTTATTATTAGAATACAATATAGTATCCGTTGAAATAATTTCACCTAGTCTTGGGAAATGAGAAACACCAAAACCATTGTTTATAGGATCCCAGTTTGGATCATTCATATAAAAAGTAGTATTCTTTTTTTGAGAAACATACTTAGAGAAATCTTTTACTAAGATTCTTTTAATAAGATTTTCTGGCAATTGTTGCGTTGTTTCCAAAAAGTTCCCAAGTCCCCATCCGCCTCCGTGAATCACAACTGATTGTTTTCTTTCGCCAAAAGGAATATAATGTAGCGTTGGTATCGATAGTTTATAATTTATTTTCCCTTCGTTAAGATCCAAAAAAGAATACGTTTCCTGAATGGCAACCTCATCATTCATTCTCCATGTCACAGCATCACCAGCATCTAGTCTACATAATTTTACAGAAAGTTGTGGATTAGATTTGGAATATAAAGACAACAGGTCTAACCAAAGTCCAGAAAAACACAAGAATTCAGAAACCTTTGCTGCTTCCCATCTTTTGAACAATATTTCGACCTTATCAGGATCAAACATATCAGATGAATCAACAGACAATTTAGTAGCGAGTTTGGCAAGCTTATAGTTTTTACTGAAAGCAATTTTTGATGCTTCAAAAGTCTTTCTCTTTGCGTCGGTGAAGAGATGCTCAATAAGCAATACTTCGCTGTCAAATCCGACTGTTTTCAAACTATTA from Kordia antarctica encodes the following:
- a CDS encoding 4'-phosphopantetheinyl transferase family protein, which produces MLLLYSKIQEKKHKLLLDSCLSFFPKTYQERLLRYHRWQDVQLSLLGRLLVKEGLSHFANKADFKKLLYTEYNKPYFQDNNVQFNISHSGELVVAVFTNNRSDIGIDIEKSHAIKIVDFKGQMTLYEEQKIFNSVCPQKEFFRYWTQKEAVLKAMGRGLSIPLKSFEIKNNETCVETKTFYVSEIDLHKEYACHISQDQKFSNKEITVRKIDIKEFYNAQN
- a CDS encoding sulfate adenylyltransferase subunit 1; its protein translation is MKIDNNQLLRFITSGNVDDGKSTLIGRLLYDSKSIYEDQLQNVKRISKRKGNDEIDLTLFTDGLRDEWEQGITIDVAYQYFTTPKRKFIIADTPGHVQYTRNMFTGASTANLAIILVDVRYGVTEQTKRHSFIASLLKIPNAIVCINKMDLVNFSKDVYDTIVNEFKIFSSKLSINDIRFIPMSALLGDNVVDKSSRMEWYKGDPLLHTLEIIPINNDINEASVRFPIQTILRPQNEVDQDYRRYVGRLASGVLRKGDEITVLPSGLTSKVKTIYKYDKDMQEVFAPMSISIALEDNIDISRGDMIVKSNNKPNIVQDIEVMLCWLHTDAAKPRAKYFIKQTTNEQKAIIKEIIYKIDIKTLEKDYECEGLKMNDICKVKLKITKPLMVDLYKENRITGSLILIDETTNETVAAAMVV
- the cysD gene encoding sulfate adenylyltransferase subunit CysD gives rise to the protein MNKYYLNYLDELESEAIFILREAWAQFENPVILFSGGKDSILVTHLARKAFYPSKMPFALVHVDTGHNFPETIQFRDNLIESLGVHLIVGSVQKSIDRGRAVEEKGKHSTRNALQIVTLLDLIEENKIDCAIGGARRDEEKVRAKERFFSHRDDFGQWNPKNQRPELWNIFNGRHFEGEHFRVFPISNWTEMDVWNYIKRENIEIPSLYFSHQRKVIWRNNSWIPFSEHINLDASEEVVTKQIRFRTLGDITITGGIESEADTVTKIVDEISTIRFTERGNRADDKRSLTAMEDRKRQGYF
- the cysC gene encoding adenylyl-sulfate kinase; protein product: MNNLTPFSFGVKKAERNELNGHASFAIWFTGLSGSGKSTLSNALERSLFDKGMRTYLLDGDNIRAGINKDLKFTANDREENLRRIAEITKLFVDSGTIVLSAFITPYKKSRSLIKKIVTPQNYIEVYVSTSLEECERRDCKGLYKKARKGEIKNFTGISDPYEAPENPDIIIDTEKETIEESIKRILNFVQNKLEAKINE
- a CDS encoding DUF2061 domain-containing protein, with product MKDISKRRHIVKTITWRILASITTFLLAILFFKEDSHAVEKALGIALTESVLKMILYYYHERFWYKSNFGLTSRSSRKIGNE
- a CDS encoding UpxY family transcription antiterminator is translated as MKFNIGWHVLYVRSRWERKVYESLKEISLDPFLPQIKTIKQWSDRKKTIIKPLFPSYVFVNINSSLEYHKALSLNGVCSFIRFRNEYARVTTKEIEQIKLLVGDVNITDIETNIKLPEIGEIKKINYGPLNGLNCEIIKVDNHNKIIVRIDSLRQNIIATIPSYSFEGVA
- a CDS encoding polysaccharide pyruvyl transferase family protein → MIRILTFFDCYNYGAYLQAYALHKFLIERGFENEFINYRTKKSINNEFNEELKPGAKNIKLYLKILFKVLNFKLYQRKLKKTKPIYVSADLRNMKFDKVIIGSDQIWCYTQEWGGIDTTYFSDNINAETIIAYAASLGPDNFNKQHPRSILRLMKKFDHVGVRDYNTLNFAKLARPDDKKGPHLVLDPTLIYDFNKEIKMPSVKNYIIFYSDKLEPSHDVIANVKKIAREKNLKIISLGKSYDWCDKNIISLAPFLWMGYMKNADMVITCMFHGLLFSVKFQTEFMMFLNEHRKNKCLDFLKRIDLENRVINQPEDVVDLFNTKINYKKVDSFLQTEIKHSKEFLISALTGN